DNA from Balneolaceae bacterium:
GGTGGCAGCAACAAATATGAATATGCGGATATCGCACCCAAACTTAATGCGAAAGGATTCAACGCACTTGTTATCGATCAGCGATCGGGAGGTATGGTATACGGAAAAGAAAACGAGACCTTCCTACGTGCAGAAAAAGAAGGGTTTGGTACAGAGTTCGTGGATGCCCAACAGGATATAGAAGCAGCCATCGATTATTTAGTAAATGAATATGGTAGGAAAGTTACCCTCTGGGGTAGCTCCTACTCCGCAGCATTATCGTTGTATGTCGTTCAGCAAAATGAAAACCTGAACGGATTGATTTTGTTCAGTCCCGGTGATTATCTGGCGGATGTGAAAGGTAGCTTAAAAGGCGAACTCACATCTATCGGTGTTCCTTTTCTGATAACTTCTACACAGGACGAAGCGAAAGGCATTACAGATGTGTTGCTATACGGAGCTACACTAACCGAATCTCAAATTCAATATGTTCCTTCGTTTGAGGGATTCCACGGAGTGCGGGCTCTCTGGGAGGGGCAAGTGGGAAGCGAAGAATATTGGGAGGAAGTATGGAGAACGCTTTCAATTATTTATCCTGATAAATAACCGCTCCGACAACTAAGATTTCTATCATGGACAATCTAAATCCGGTTTTAAATGCTGGAGAGTATATTTATTGTAGCTTCGCTGATCATGGTGGAATGAAAATTCATGATCCAGTAATGGTATTTCAAGAATCTGAGGGAAAGACGGTGATCATCGAAAAACAACAGGCTGCAGAATTGGGAATATCATACCGGAAATTTTTTCCTGGATTACTTTGACGGTCTACTCTTCACTTGAATCAGTTGGACTTACAGCTGCCTTTTCAAGGGCACTGGCAGAAGAAGGTATTAGTTGTAACGTAGTAGCGGGCTTTCATCACGATCATTTATTTGTGCCCATTGAACAGACAGATAAAGCGATGGAAATCTTGATATCATTTCAGTGAAGAAATAATTGTAGATGAGTATTCATTGAACCTTGACCGTCCAGCAGCTGGCTATTCGATTCGGGGACCGGTTGCCCCTGGATCTGCCACGTAATCCTCTCGACCAATGATCAACAGACAGAGTTCAGTTTACACTCCCAACCTTTCGGAAATCACCGTCCACCCCATGTTTTCTTAGGTGCTGTTGTAGCACGTTATTTTACTTTATTTCTCACCTATTCGTTTGACTGTACAAGAGGTTTGAATCCTCCATAGACCATCCTACTGGCGTCAAAAATCAATTTTTCAGCATTGGTCAATGGCGCGATTAATTCTGTCATTCTTGGGTCTGTAGGAACTTTTTTGTTGGCTAAATCACGAATCTCCTTTGAAGGAAAAACGACCCAACCAAATACAATTTCCTCGTCTTCATTTGCATCTACGGTTTCTATAAAAGATTTCGTGCCTTCTAAAGACAAATCATCACCAACAAATTCGAAGTATGCAATTGCACCATAATCTTTCCAAATTTCAGCTACCTTTTCAGCCACACTCCTGTATTCGTTCAGGTGAATTCGTGGAACTGGAAGGACAAAGCCATCTATGTAATTTGTCATAATTCTATCTTATGGTTGTGGTATTCATTTTTTCGGTTTGTCTAATGTACTACAACAATCCTGAGTTCAAGTCATAAGTGCTACACGAAATATTTATCCTGCAGGCCGATACCTACTTTACCCGCCCCTATAACTCTTGGGATAAAAGAACCGTAGAAAAAGCATCTGGCTGATTTCACGGTTTTTTCGAAAGGGACGGACCTGCGAGAAATATCCCGTCAGCGCATCAAAACCGTCGAGAAGTACCTGAACATTCGACCGACTCGTAAATTTGATTACCTTTCACCCATTCAACAAGCCCTGAAACACCGCTGTGTTGCATTAATCACTGAACACGGTCCTAAATTAATCTATAGCTAATTTCTCTTTCCACATGTCAAACCGCATATTTTCTGAGGAGGAAGTACAAAAGTTGATCAAGCGGGCTGCTGAGCTTGAGGCTGAGCGGTCCGTATCTGAAAGAGACAGCAGCGAAAACGGTTTGACGATTAATGAACTTAAACATGTTGCATCTGAAGCGGGTCTTGACCCAGAGCTCATTGAACGAGCCGCTTCCGAAATGGGGAAAACGCTACCGGATGTAAAAGAAAAAGTTCGTGTCAATCGTAAGGAAATTGCCACAGAAATCTGGCTGGATCACCAGCCCGATAGAGAAACAATGGACGTGCTCGTTACGGAATTGAACCACATCTATGGAACCACCGATGAACTGAACTGGTGGGATAATCTTTGGGGCACCCATGAGGGAAAAGCGAAAGTTACCAGGTCATCCAGCACTACAGAATGGAATTACAAGACAGAAGGAGGTGTCTATTCAACTCGCGTTTTGATGCAGCAACGAGGTGAGAGGTTTCGGATACGTGTAAGCAAACGTCAAATTTTTGGTCTGGAGTGGGACAACACGGTATCGCAATTCTATATGGTACTTCCGATTGCTGTTACTTTAGGAGTAATCGGCGGAGCTCTCAGCAACTCTATACTTGGTACAGGATGGCCCGGCATAACGGCGGGAATAGTCCTTGCCATTTGCAGTTATCCTATCATGCGCTACTTTGTAAAACGCTCCGTTGAAAAAAATAAAGCCGAAGTTGCCAATACTGTGCGTCAACTCTCCAATTTGGTTTTACAATCCTCTAACAAGAAAAAAAGCAAGTCAAACGCCTCAACAACGACCCGTTCAGCCTCGGAAATTGAGATTCCGGATGAGCCGAATTCAGCTGAAGATCCTCCCGGTAGCCTTAGAAATAATCTCAGAGAGTAATTGTAGTGCGGGAAAAAGTTAACTGGTGCCAATAGAAGCTGATCGCCTGGCCGCTCATCCAAAAAAGAAATAGTTGTTATCCAATGGAAGCGGCAATATAGCTTGATTTAATCGAACGAGATATTTTCTCGAATGGCAGGTAAGATCCCGTTTAAATAAAATCCCTGAGCGGCCGTTCCTGCTCGGCGTCCTCAAGCGTCTTGTGCATTTCTTCGTGATGGCCGGCGGGTTCCAGGTGAATGGTCACGATCACGTCGCCTTTTAATGCATTGATGAGGTTTTTTTCCAGCACGGTGGCATCTTCGTGGGCTTTCTTGAGGTCTACTCCGGACTGAAAGACCGCGTGCAGTTCGATCCAGGTGGTCTGTCCGGTGGTCCGATGCCGCAGGTTGTGCACGCCGGTCATGTCCCCGGGCAGTTCGCCCTTCACGATCTTGCGTATGATGCGGTCGGCCTCCGCGTTGCGGGTGTCCATGAGCCCGTCCACGGCGTAGCGCAGCAGCTTGAATCCCTCGTATAATATATAGGTGGCCAACAGCCCGCCCACGATGGAGTCCAGCAGCTGCCAGCCGGTGAACCGGATGATCAGCAGCGTGGCCACGGCCCCCAGGCTGGTCCACACGTCCGTCAGCGTGTGCTTGCCGTTGCTGACCACCATCATGTTGTTCTCCTCCCGACCGACGCGTACCAGGTAGCGTCCCAGCAAGAAATTAACCAGCCCCGCCCCGGCCAGCAGGGCCACGCCGGCGTCGAGGTTCTGCACGGTGTGGCCGAGCAGGTAGTTGCTGATGGACTGGTAGACGATGGTGAAGCCGGCGAGGGTGATCACCGCGCCCTCCACGCCCACCGATATAAATTCCACGCGTTCGTGCCCGTAGAGGTGCTCCTCGTCGGCGGGCTTGGAGCTCAGGTGAAATCCCCAGTAGACGAAGGCCACGGCCAGGATGTGTACCACCGATTCGGCGGCGTCGGATAGGGCGGTAGTGGAGTCGGTCAACCAGAAACCTGTTCCTTTGGCTGCCAGGGAGAGGAGGGACACCCCCAGGCTGAGTCTCAGGGCGAATTTGGATCGGGAGACGCTCACATCGAGGTATTGGGTTCGGGAGCCGAAAGATTGAGCAAAGAATACCTGAAAGCAAGTCGATTACTTCAATTGTCCAGTTTAAAACTTTGCTTCAATTGGTTAATTAACTGATCCGTGTTGAGCATGGTAATGCCCATCGCTTTCAAAAGATCTTTGGTTTGTGGCGGGTTATCTTCCATCATTTCCATGAAAGCGCTCATATCTTTCTGAATGCTTTCTGGTAGTGTAATCTGATCTTCATCGGTTAATGTAGCTGCCAATCGGAATATATCTGATCGATGTTTTTTGATCGTTTTGGAATCAATACGTTGACCCTCCTTCTTACGCTGGCTTAAATCAAGAAATGCTTTGGCCTTCAAACAGACCAGGGCCAACTCATTGGCCCGACGTAATTCACCTTCGGTCGTTGAATGTTCAAGCGTAAAATGGTAATAGTCGCCATCCATCAAAATAGCAGAAAGACTGGATAGGTCTTCATCGGTCGGGATAACGGTAAATCGCGCATCATCAATCGGAGGGATAATATCCGGCGTGCGGCTGAACAATTCTATCTGCGCCGGAAACCCTTCTATCTCCGGATCTATAAACCGATAATATTGCCATCTATCAGACTGTTCATTTCGTTTATACTTTCCTGCTTTAATAAAATCCCAGAATCGAGATATAAAATCATCATCTACCGCCTCCACCACGAGAATCATATCGATATCCTTGGTCACACGGAAGTTGATTCCTTCCCGCTCGAAATAATCTTCGCAGGCAGCTCCACCAATAACGATATATGAGTCGGTGAAATCTTTAAAAAACTCCGTAAATGTTTTAAGCCCAATCACAATATTCTGCTAATCATATTTTCGAGTTCTATCTGTATTCGTTCATCCTGATCATATACAGAAGACAGATAGAGAGAAAAAGGATCTACAAAATCATCTCTTGTCAGTACAGTTGGATCATAGCTCCATATTTCAAGCCGTACGTCATGTTCATTATAGACAGTTGGATGGATTTCCCCTCTACTTCGTAATTCTTTAAATACTTTTGCATCGATCGCAAACGATTCAATATCACCTGAACTGATATTTGAATAGTAAGACAATGCGCCAAGCCCTGCTATTCTGGCTTCCTCAATATTTTCTGTCAGAAACAGCCATTCTGTTTTTTTAACAGGAGTCTTAAAATAGTCTTGAACGGTTTCCCATATCTCCCTGTCCGTTTTATCAAACTTGAGATATTTGGATCTTCCACCAACTATACTGCATGCGCCGGCTTTCTTCAGTTCTTCGGCGCATCGTCCAATCGTCCGGGGTGCGTATTTGAAAATATCTGCAATCTCCTGAAAGTTTAAATCCTCGAGTGATTCCATCCACAGATGATAAATCAATATGCATTGTGCAGAAGGGGAAAAAGATTCTGTTCGGGTTGTTCTTACTTTTTGCTGTTCATTCAATTCCATAAACATGAATGGAATGAATAGTTGTTTGCCAGGCACAACAAATGATATCCTGGATTTGATAAGCTGCTCTTTCAGATAGTACGTCACCTCATTAAATACCCAAACAGCCGGACATTCAAATGCGGATTCGATTTTTGAAATGTGTTTTTGAAGCTGACTGGGAGTTACATCGTTCTCTGACTTGGGCTCAACAAAAACAACTTCGCGATCATGAAAATCAGCATATAAAAAGTCGTAACCTTCTTTGATAAACAATGGAAGTTGTTTCAAGGCATTTGCCGGGTAGCCAAGCTTTTCCACCTCAAGCCCTGTAACTTTTTCGAGATAGGATATAAGTGCACTCATCAGCGAATAATGACGTAAATATTTAACAATGACAATGGTTATGTCATAATAAAAAAATTATGTCATTAAACCTATCTGTACGGCAGATTTCAAAGCGGCTCAATGTAACGCCGATTGGTCAAGTCATAGCAGTCAAAAAGTGAAAAGCCCTATAAATAGAACTGCCATGACCTTTAGCATCAATGTCAATACATTGATTTCAGGAAGTAACTTAATAAACGAAGGTCCACCTATCTCAACTTTGTAGTCGACGCGCATCGGTTAGCGTCGCAGCATGTATTTGGATCGGGAGCCGGGTACAATGGTGCTTGGTTCGGCAACCGAAAGATTGAGCAAAGAATACCTGAAAGCAAGTCGATTACTTCTTATTTTTACGCTCATTTTCGCATACCCATGGAAGCGCGCAACTTTTGCAGGACCTCAATCCCGAACATAAGAAGATCTTCGACGTCATATCCCGGGCCGCCTCTGCGGTGGACCAGCCCGCGTGGGTGGTGGGCGGCTACGTGCGGGATTACTACCTGAGCCGCCTGGAGGAGAGCGGCGTCACCGACATCGATTTTGTAACCGTCGGATCGGGCATCACCCTGGCGCGGAAGGTGGCCGAGCTGCTGGAGACCGGCAATATCAATGTCTTCAAGCGCTTCGGTACCGCCCAGGTGAAGTACAGGGAGCTGGACCTGGAGTTTGTGGGCGCGCGCAAGGAGAGCTACAACCGCGACTCGCGCAAGCCGGTGGTGGAGGACGGCACGCTGGAGGACGACCAGCTGCGGCGCGACTTTACCATCAACGCCCTCTCCTGGTCGCTCAACGAGGAGACTTTCGGGGAGCTGGTGGATCCCTTCGAGGGCATACAGGACCTCAAGAAGCGCCTGGTGCGTACGCCGGTCGATCCGGTGCAGACCTTTGACGACGACCCGCTGCGGATGATGCGGGCGGTGCGCTTCGCCACCCAGCTTCACTTCGACATCGAAGAGCAGACCTTCCGCTCCATCGAGCGCATGGCGGGGCGCATCGAGATCGTCTCCAAGGAGCGCATCATCGAGGAGCTCAACAAGATCGTCATGGCGCCCGTCCCCTCCCGGGGCTTCACCATGCTCTTCAAGGCGGGCCTGCTGCACCACTTTTTCCCTGAGCTGGTGAAACTGCACGGGGTGGAGGAGGTGCGCGGGGTGCGGCACAAGGACAATTTCTGGCACACCCTGCAGGTATTGGACAACACCGCCGAGATGAGCGACAACCTCTGGCTGCGATGGGCCGCCATCATGCATGACATCGCCAAGCCGGCCACCCAGCAGTATGTGCCGGGCACGGGATGGACCTTCCACGGGCACGATGCGCTGGGCGCCAAGTGGGTGGAGTCGATCTTCCGGCGATTGGGACTGCCCCTTGATGAGCGCATGCGCTACGTGCGCAAGCTGGTGCGCCTGCACCTGCGCCCCATCGCCCTGGTGTCGGAGGACGTCACCGACAGCGCCATCCGCCGGCTCATCTACGACGCGGGCGAAGACATCGACGACCTGATGACCCTCTGCCGGGCCGACATCACCTCCAAGAACGACCGGAAGGTGGCGCAGTACAACCGCAACTTTGACTACGTGGAGCAGAGAATTGTGGAGGTGGAGAAGAAGGATCGCATCCGCAGGTGGAAGAACCCCATTGACGGCGAGGAGATCATGGAGACCTTCGGCATCGATCCCGGACCGGTGATCGGCGACGTCAAGGACGCCATCAAGGAGGCCATCCTGGACGGGGTGATCCCCAACGAGCACGATGCGGCCTACGACTATATGCTGGAGATCAGGGATCGCTTTCCGGAGCTGGCCGATTCCCAACCCAAGGAGCAGGAGTGACCATGTGGCTGGCCTATTCGCACGCCAAGATCAACCTGGGGCTGCAGGTGCTGGAGCGCCTGCCCGCCGGCTACCATCGCATCGCCACCGGCATCTGCTTCCTGGAGTGGAAGGACCGCTTTGAGGTGGAGCGGGCGGGGCGCTACAAGCTGGAGATCGACCAGGAGGAGGGACGCGAGCAGGACATTCCCACCGGCGACCGCAACCTGGTCACCCGCGCCGTGCAGGCCATGGATCGGTATGTGGGACTCGATCACCATTACCATTTTCGCATTACCAAGAACATCCCGGCCGGGGCGGGACTCGGGGGAGGCAGCAGCAACGCCGCCCTCGCCCTGCGCATGCTCAACAAGATGGAGGATATCGGGCTGAGCGACGACAGGCTGGTGGACATCGGACGCGATCTCGGGGCCGACGTGCCGCTGTTTATCAGGGGACACACCGGCATCGCCACGGGTATAGGACATGAGATCGAGGAGCTGGACCTGCAGCCCGGCTACTGGATCGTCACCTGCTTCCCGGGCGAGACCAGCGGCACGGCCGAGGCCTACCGTTTCTGCGAGCCCAATCCCGAGCCTGACTTCCCCCTGCGCCGCGTGCTCACCGAAGAGCCGGTGGAGGAGTGGCGCTACATGCTTTCCAACGACCTGGAACCCGCCGTCTTCCCCCGCGTCAACGTGTCGGGCAATCTAAAGGACCAGTTCTACGAGCTGGGGGCGGTCTACGCCTCCATGAGCGGCAGCGGGTCGGCCGTCTACGGGCTTTTCGAGCAGGATTTTGTGGCCATCAACGCCTACGAGGGACTCCTGGAGCTGGGGCTGCGGACCAACCTGACGCGGCCGGATTTCTCGCCCGATACCGGCATCTACCGCAAGGAGTGAGTTGCCGCATATTAGGAATTGGGAACCGGGATTGGTTATTTGTGTGGAAGGTGTATGGGCACACGGCATTTCAATCATGGCAACGCAACAGCACAACAGACGATGAGCTACGCGGGCAACGGCGATCTGCGCACCGGGATGAACGTGGACGCCTTTCGGGAAGACATCAAGCAGCATCTCTACTACACCCTGGCCAAGGACAATTACTCTTCCACCGAATGGGACATCTACCAGAGTGTGGTGCTGAGCGTGATGGACCGCCTGCACGACCGCTGGATACGCACCCAGCAGACCTATTACGAGCAGGGTTCCAAGCGCGTATATTACCTCTCCATGGAGTACCTCATCGGGCGGCTGCTGGACAACATGCTCATCAACCTGGGGCTGCAGGAGGTGGCTGCGGAGGCTTTTGAGGATCTGGGACTCGATTACGACGCCGTCCGCGAGGCGGAGGTGGATGCGGGACTGGGCAACGGGGGACTGGGCCGGCTGGCCGCCTGTTACCTGGACTCCATGGCCACCCTCGGCATCCCGGCCATCGGCT
Protein-coding regions in this window:
- a CDS encoding ACT domain-containing protein, which encodes MDNLNPVLNAGEYIYCSFADHGGMKIHDPVMVFQESEGKTVIIEKQQAAELGISYRKFFPGLL
- a CDS encoding DUF1428 domain-containing protein yields the protein MTNYIDGFVLPVPRIHLNEYRSVAEKVAEIWKDYGAIAYFEFVGDDLSLEGTKSFIETVDANEDEEIVFGWVVFPSKEIRDLANKKVPTDPRMTELIAPLTNAEKLIFDASRMVYGGFKPLVQSNE
- a CDS encoding cation diffusion facilitator family transporter; this translates as MSVSRSKFALRLSLGVSLLSLAAKGTGFWLTDSTTALSDAAESVVHILAVAFVYWGFHLSSKPADEEHLYGHERVEFISVGVEGAVITLAGFTIVYQSISNYLLGHTVQNLDAGVALLAGAGLVNFLLGRYLVRVGREENNMMVVSNGKHTLTDVWTSLGAVATLLIIRFTGWQLLDSIVGGLLATYILYEGFKLLRYAVDGLMDTRNAEADRIIRKIVKGELPGDMTGVHNLRHRTTGQTTWIELHAVFQSGVDLKKAHEDATVLEKNLINALKGDVIVTIHLEPAGHHEEMHKTLEDAEQERPLRDFI
- a CDS encoding HD domain-containing protein; this encodes MQDLNPEHKKIFDVISRAASAVDQPAWVVGGYVRDYYLSRLEESGVTDIDFVTVGSGITLARKVAELLETGNINVFKRFGTAQVKYRELDLEFVGARKESYNRDSRKPVVEDGTLEDDQLRRDFTINALSWSLNEETFGELVDPFEGIQDLKKRLVRTPVDPVQTFDDDPLRMMRAVRFATQLHFDIEEQTFRSIERMAGRIEIVSKERIIEELNKIVMAPVPSRGFTMLFKAGLLHHFFPELVKLHGVEEVRGVRHKDNFWHTLQVLDNTAEMSDNLWLRWAAIMHDIAKPATQQYVPGTGWTFHGHDALGAKWVESIFRRLGLPLDERMRYVRKLVRLHLRPIALVSEDVTDSAIRRLIYDAGEDIDDLMTLCRADITSKNDRKVAQYNRNFDYVEQRIVEVEKKDRIRRWKNPIDGEEIMETFGIDPGPVIGDVKDAIKEAILDGVIPNEHDAAYDYMLEIRDRFPELADSQPKEQE
- the ispE gene encoding 4-(cytidine 5'-diphospho)-2-C-methyl-D-erythritol kinase, giving the protein MWLAYSHAKINLGLQVLERLPAGYHRIATGICFLEWKDRFEVERAGRYKLEIDQEEGREQDIPTGDRNLVTRAVQAMDRYVGLDHHYHFRITKNIPAGAGLGGGSSNAALALRMLNKMEDIGLSDDRLVDIGRDLGADVPLFIRGHTGIATGIGHEIEELDLQPGYWIVTCFPGETSGTAEAYRFCEPNPEPDFPLRRVLTEEPVEEWRYMLSNDLEPAVFPRVNVSGNLKDQFYELGAVYASMSGSGSAVYGLFEQDFVAINAYEGLLELGLRTNLTRPDFSPDTGIYRKE